The Silene latifolia isolate original U9 population chromosome X, ASM4854445v1, whole genome shotgun sequence genome contains the following window.
attattattattattattattattattaaaaaaattgtaatataataatagtaataatattaatattaataactataataataataataatttattattattattattattattattattattattattattattattattattattattattattattaacatctTTAATCAACTTAGTGCAGTTCAGCttagttcagctcagctctattcagGTCAGCTCAATTAAGTTCTGATACGAAAATAATGCTGGAACTGGAAGTGATCAAAATGAGCAGTTCGAGTGATTGTTCAATTGAACGTCCAGAAGAAGCATTGGTTCACGCTTTACTTGGTGCCCAAGGAAGTGGTGTCGAGATTTCTTACCTAAAAGAAATTATATCTTAGTAAATTAGTCTTATTATTCAGAATCTTATTTCCAAGTAATTAGTTCAATGTTTTATTTCTTAACTATAGAATAAGGTAATTTATTTTACTTCCTATTTACAAAATAAGGCAATATTGTCATAGTCGGTTTTAGGTGAGTTTCAGTCTCTCTTAGGAAATTCTAAAGCTGGTTATTTGCCCGATTTTGGCATGTGTTAGCTCGTATTCTAGGTCAGTTTTGAGTCGGTCCTAACTCTTATATAAGGAGCTTTTGTATTGCTCATTTCAGAACGTTGAAGATTGAATTAAAATTAAAGTTGTTGCTTTGTTTGTGTTTGCAAGTTCTGTAAACATAGGATCGAAGCGTTTCGTTCCGAAACttttattgtttgacgcgtttcaaaCTCTAGccgattgatagcaataggtcttgcaaTTCAATCAAtattgttcgatctataggtctagatcgcgcaaatatcctatttattttattgttcacAATAATTCAAAACACCAAAAAAGATTACTCCGTGTGTTCGTGTTCTTGTTTGTTGCTTTCATTATTGTTCTCGTTATCTCCGTTTCTCGCTGTTGTTTATTCTTCGTTATTGCTGCTCTTAGAAACAGTCGTCAAGACTGTTGCTTTGGGTCAGACCCAGGTTAGTAAACATACCGTCTGTGTGTTCATTCTGCTAGTTTTCCGCTGCAAGTattacagtttttttttttttttttttttttttttttttttttgcttccgTTACCACGAAAGTTTGTTAACTTTCATATCAAGTTcaactctaaaaagccagaaaaaACAGGGCCTaagaccctgttcttttggactaaaaccgtctgaattgaactgaaatgaATTTAAGGAggtgtttggttcacccaatataggtatgaggttggaatgaaccaaactcataccatgtgtttgtttgaCAAAAATGAAGGTTTCATGAGGCATGAGTTTCTCATACCCAGGGAgggaggtgggtatgagattgatacaaATTGTATCAAATTAGAAAtattaaaaagtgataaaaacaattgtaaaaaattttttttatatatttatttgattaaattttatctacatgatttaatagtataaaaattattattaaaaatattgtattttgaagattttttagCTTTGATTAATTTATAACCCACCcccaaaattgaaccaaacaaAAGTATAAGGTATCAAGTTCCAACCCGATAGCACCCAGGTATGATTCTCGATTCCAAATCCATACCCCACGCGTGAACCAAACACCTCCTAATGGGGTTGAACCGAATGCATGGATATGGAGTAAAAAGTTATTTTGTGAAGAGAATAAActaaattgaactgaatgaagcggaacccaaaaaaaaaaaaaaaaaaaaaaaaaaaaaaaaaaaaaaaaaaaggtggtaAATACTAGTAGGAGAGATAGGAGGaatagagaaaaagaaagaagcgAGGGGAGGAGGGAGGAATGAATTAAAAAGATGGTAGGAAGACATAGGAGTCGGCGTGGTGTGGGATACGGAGCACAATTATGCGGTATTGCAACTGCATTCCTACTTCTCCTCTCTATCTTCCTCCTCTATACTCGATTAAGTAGTACTAATACTCACCGCCCCATTGATTCTACTGAAGAtccattatcattatcattatctgAGGACCCGTTACTTGAAGATTCGGATCCTGAACCCGATCCCAGAACCACTACTTCTACTTCTGAAGACAGAATTGATGTACTTGATGATGATAAGGATGTTGATACTCAACTATCCAATGAGGAGGAGATCTTGCGAGCTCTCGATGATTCTGACGAAGACGATACTAAATCTGCTGCTGCTGGTGCTGGTGGATACTTCTTTGATCATGTCTCGCTTGTCATCCGTCACTCAATCGATCGACGGTCCATTGACGAAATTGATTATGCCAAcaccatcaacaacaataatcaaaacCCCTTTCAACCCCAACAACATCCCAAACATAATTGCGATGCGATTGGTTCCGATGATGTTCCTGTGGATGAAGATGTAAGGATGAAAATGATGGAAGTCGGCGGCATTGAGGATGCGCTGCTGTTAAAATCATCTCCACTTAGAAAAGGATGGGGTCCCTGGTTTGATGCTAAGACTGATTTCTTAAGGAAGGATAAGATGTTCAGGTCTAATTTCCATCTGTTGAATCCATTTCATCATTTGCTGTTACAAGACCCTGATTCTATTGGACTCACTGCTCTTACCAAAGGTGACAAGATTGTGCAAAAGGGATTGGTTGCTCGTCGTCGTATCGACAAATCACCCCAGCTAAATCAAATAcatcacaacaacaacaagaatacATCATCTGTTCCAATGGATAAGTCGAAATGGGGTTATTTTCCTGGATTGCCTCCCTTTTTGTCATTTTCTAACTTCATGGATTCTTTCTTTAGGAAATGCAAGTGTAGTATGAGGGTTTTTATGGTATGGAATTCGCCGTCTTGGATGTTTACTGTTAGACACCAAAGGGGACTTGAAAGCTTGCTTTATCATCATCCTAATGCTTGTGTTGTTATTTTCTCTGAGACACTTGAACTTGATTTCTTCAAAGATTTTGTCAATCGTAGGTATCCACCCACTCACACTTTTCTCTCTTCCTTTTCGTCTTCTGATGTTTATACATGCACCTCTCCCTTTGTTCATTgtgtatattgcttgttattatCAGCTTCAAAGTCGCCGTAGCCATGCCCAATTTAGAACAACTGCTACAAGATACGCCAACATCCGTATTTGCTTCTGTTTGGCATGAATGGAGGACCACAACATTTTATCCTACTCACTACAGTGAGCTTATTCGCCTTTCAGCTCTTTATAAGTAAGCTTTGCTAGTTCAACTTATCTAATCTTAATTGGTTTAAAACTATGTTCTTAGTCATTACAACTAGTTCGCATTTGTGTAGTTGTATCATTAGGGACTGAACAAGAAGGGATAGTTTTAGCTAAACTTATGGAGGGGTAAGATGGAACCTTTGCGATTTGTGCTTCTCTTGTTCTCCATAGTACATAGAAAGTGATGTGTACAGTTTAAGGCAAGGGTTAGAAATGTTAGTAACACATTGAGGTTGGTGTACATATTAGGAGCTATAGATTCTAAGATTCATCTGCTAGCAAAAAACTTTCTTGAGCTCATATGGTTCATAACCTTGAAATGTATACGCTGCCAGAAGACTTTTTTGTATTACAGTTACATCTGTCAGTTGATGATACCAAGCAAAAAGAACACTTATTAGTCCTATTACCATTCTCCGGGATGTTAATCAAAGTTCACAGATGGTGGTAGTACTATGCAACTACCACATAATTATCAGCACAGTCAATTACGGTTGCTACGTTTGGGTTGGGTTTGGACCCTTTCAGGATTCATGACTCCCTTCTGTTAGACTCTCATCTAAACAAAGGTTTAGTCAATTTTCGTGTTGTGGAGCAACGAAGAAAATTCAAGGTTAAATGTTAGTTTGTAGGCGTCAAACTTCAGAGCATTAAGGAATCAATCGAAGTGGCTTATTAAACTGCTGGCACCTTTTATATATAATTATCTATGCGATGAAGTAGCAGGCACTGACGTCATTTCTTATCAGTATATTAGAAACTGCCTCTTGTGAGCTCATAGATTTCAGTATACCTGAATGAGACCTCTCTCATAAAAAATGTTGAGAATGTTAATGTCTGTGCCCTAACACTGATAAAGACTTTTATAAATTTaatattttcaggtgattttaAGTCTAATTGCATGCCCTCACATATAAGGTATATAATTTGATGTTATGTTTGCTTCTCCGCACAGGTACGGGGGTATATATCTGGACTCTGACATGATTGTATTGAAGCCTTTGTCTCCTTTCAGCAATTCTGTTGGCATGGAAGAGCCATCTCCTGGAAGTCCTCTAAATGGAGCAGTTATGGCTTTCACAAAGCACAGGTATACTTCTGCAGTTCTGCGGCATAAGTTGCCTTATTTTATATTATTGCTTTACTTTATAGAGCTTGTTGCCATATTCTCTGTGGTTTTTATAGGCTAATAGCACCAGGTAGATTGTATATTGCGTGCTTCTTTTCTTGTATTAAACTGAGAGGGAGAAGACAACAATAAAATTGGAATGGAGAGAGTATTATGCTAGTGGGGAGTGTTTCTGACTTTCTGCAAAGACAAACAGAGTGTACATATTCAGTCGTTCAGGAAAAGTCTTTTTCCATTGTTATCTCTTCTTGCTCGGAATGTTTTTTTCAGATTGATGGTCTTGTAAATAGAAAATTAGGGTCTTGGGTCGGCATCAAAATGATGTATAATTGCAAAATCCGGATAAGGAGTAGAATGTGGCATGCTTATGTTGTCCAATTCAATATCCCATATAAATTATCACGTCTCTAAAGAACACTACTGTTCCAATGGCACAGTGGTCATCAAGTTGTCTATGGTAATGTGAGTTGCAGAGATGTCTATATATGAGAATTCACAATACTTTAGTGGAAAAAACTTTGCCTCTAGCTGTTGGTTTGTGCATGTTATTTTGTTAATTAAAGGCTTAGATGATACATTCCTTTTGGAAGGTATACAATATACATCGCTGATGGCCTGTTTCGTGTAGAATCCTTTCATGTTATTGGAAGGTATACAATGAAGCTTGGCAAGTTATTTTGAGTCTTTGCAAACAAACTAGATTTTCCTtctgtttttggttttttggttGCCGAGATTTTTCTCTCTTACCTGCCCAAGCCTCTCTCTCAATTGCCATATTAGGTGATCTATTGAGCAATACACAACTGTATAATATAACACAAAAAGAGTAGtaatgttcttttttttttttgggaacaTATTAGCTCTTTCTCGCTAGGATTCTCGTGATTTTGCTGGAGCTGCTGGTAAGGCCGTGTTATAAATGCCAGTAGTTACTCATATCAATGATAATATTCATGCAATCACAGTCTGTATTTTCTTCTGTGCAGCTCTTTTCTTATGCAGTGTATGTCAGAGTTCTATTCCACATATGATGACACCCTGAAGAGATGGAATGGTGCTGAGCTTTTGACAAGAGTAGCGAGAAACTTTTCAAGAAAAGCAACTGATCCTAATACACAGCAGGAGCTTAAAGTGCAACCTTCATCTATTTTCTTTCCCATTGGTTCAAATGATATTCAGAGGTACATCTGACTCCTGAAGTTTAtcaaaatcacaaattctcattatagataccaagacctattgtatcAAAATTTATTCACCCCCTTTTGGAAGACCTTACTCTGGGTGCTTGTTCATACTAAAATATTAGGGCCGTGTTTTTAAATGTTCTATTGTTCTGACAGGACCTCTAGCTCTCTCTAGTCTAGTCTAAAATGTTAGAACTGGTATGTGCGacttttagggtgtgtttggattgagagaattagagggaaagggaggggagggaaagaaaagggtttaatttcctttgtttggttacaatatatggaatgaaggaaatggaaggggaggggAATGAGAGGATTTAGTTTCCCTCTTTTAGACTAAACTAAAATCTTTCCATCATTGGTAAGATTTGGAAGAAAAAACTTTTTTTTACTCTCATTTCATCAACATCCTCCACCCACTCTACCATCTCCCTCTCTTTCTCCCCTTCCATCACCCTCTCATCATTTTTGTTATCAAAACAACCATAATTTATTTTCCCTCCCCTACCTTTCCttcccctcactccccctcccctccctttccctcctaaaatgatatccaaacacacccttaacgTCCAAGTAGAAAAGATAGTAAAGGCTATGTACTGTGGTATCAAATATGAGATGATGCTGGTGTCTTTCTTTCCTTGGTCTCTCAACATAATCTTCTGCAACAGGTACTTCTTGTCACCATTGAATGAGAGTGAAAAAGGTGAACAAGATGGTTTGTATAGCAAGATACTGAATGAGTCATACACTTTCCATTTATGGAATAGCATAACATCAGCTCTAGTTCCAGAAGCAGAGAGCCTTGTAGCCAGGATTCTTAACCGTTATTGTACTCGCTGCTCTGATCTGCTCTGAATCTTGTAACTCGGTTAATTCTATCTCTTCTAGCCTGTAATCATCAACGTCACTGATTCCTAATGATTTGGGACGAAGAAGAGCTGCTGTTTGATGAAGTCCCATTATATTCCGATATTGGGGAGCTCAGGTAATATACTCGTGTTTTTTCTCGCTTCTGCCCCCTTTCTTGCTTCCTTGGGTTCCATTTGTGATAGTGGCTACATTACGGAACCGAGATTTTAAGTCAAAGCCTCATAGGATAAACATATTTTTTGTTTGTAATGATGCAAACTTTTTGTAGGTTATATATTGAAAAGGAAATGGAATGATCATTTTTGTATTCAAGAAAAATCAGTTTTAGATTCCCAAATTTAAATTAGCGGATTCTTTCTCCCATTTTCACATCTGACATCTTATCTTGTGTTAGATTACATTAATCTTCTGGCACATCATCCTCTTATGATATTCACACATTTCTTTATAATGGTTAATGTTTATGTGTCAAATGAAGAGAAAGCGAGACACGGGCATGATAATGGGATTGGTTTGTAAACTACACTTTGGAGTTTACTCAATTCATTCAACTTTGAAAATGAAGGGACCTTTTTACAAATTGCCAAATGATGGGAGTGAAGAAGGTCCACCGACCACACTAAATTATCTGTGTTGATATTTTCATAGGAAATGTGTGAATACTAGTAACTCTTGCTATAAAGGATATACATGTCAGCAAAAAAAATATCTTGGCCTTAGATTTTTTTCTTGATGAGGATATTTCTATGCATGTATGATCCTGGTCTTCCATCATCAGTTCATGACCTGGAAAAAATCGTTAACAAAATGCATTACTGctatatttgaaaaaaaaaaaaaaaaaaaaaaaaaacataacggGAAAGTTAAGAAAATGTACTGAGTACCTTTATAACAATATTATCCTTCTCTTGATTTTTCATCATTTGAAACTAGTTTTACAAAACGACCCTACAATATATAAAAGTAAAACGATAACAAATTTATCAATGAAGCACAATAGGCGATGAATATTTGAAAGACTTGGTAACAAAACCATGAAACTACTAATAAAATCACCACATTTTAGAAAAAAAGTTGGAAAAAATGACCTTATGACGAGGTCTATTGTCGGCATTTTTCTTGCGAACTTGATATCTTATCTTCTTGGCAAATAATCTAGTTTGGCGCTTGTTTTTGTATCTAAGCACGCTTGTTTCTCTGCTGGTTCTCTCATCTTCTAAATTTGGGACCTCTCCCACCTATATATGTATATGGTTCCAGTTCATTAGAGCACTAAATACTATGGAGTAAAAGCACACACATACATAGCATCTTCTTTAAACCATTTTTGTACGATTTTTATTTCCAGTAAGCATTTTGAGTCTTGCATTGTGTCGAGTTCCTATAATGTTGTGTACGTGAATGTCAtacaatcccctatttactaaataaaTAGGTGAAATTCttatttttcccgcctaaatcatattgtattttctaaaataaagtgtagtatttttagcatatattatctcacaatcttttaatgacacaatcttttaataaatttaatatttaaaaCATTCTATATTATTTCACATTATACATAAATTCTATCTCCATTATTATATGATAAAAAAAACTGTATACTTTGTTTTTTAAATAATTGTACGATAAAAATTCATTGACCTTTAatgataagaagttgcacaaAAAAT
Protein-coding sequences here:
- the LOC141623000 gene encoding uncharacterized protein At4g19900-like, translated to MVGRHRSRRGVGYGAQLCGIATAFLLLLSIFLLYTRLSSTNTHRPIDSTEDPLSLSLSEDPLLEDSDPEPDPRTTTSTSEDRIDVLDDDKDVDTQLSNEEEILRALDDSDEDDTKSAAAGAGGYFFDHVSLVIRHSIDRRSIDEIDYANTINNNNQNPFQPQQHPKHNCDAIGSDDVPVDEDVRMKMMEVGGIEDALLLKSSPLRKGWGPWFDAKTDFLRKDKMFRSNFHLLNPFHHLLLQDPDSIGLTALTKGDKIVQKGLVARRRIDKSPQLNQIHHNNNKNTSSVPMDKSKWGYFPGLPPFLSFSNFMDSFFRKCKCSMRVFMVWNSPSWMFTVRHQRGLESLLYHHPNACVVIFSETLELDFFKDFVNRSFKVAVAMPNLEQLLQDTPTSVFASVWHEWRTTTFYPTHYSELIRLSALYKYGGIYLDSDMIVLKPLSPFSNSVGMEEPSPGSPLNGAVMAFTKHSSFLMQCMSEFYSTYDDTLKRWNGAELLTRVARNFSRKATDPNTQQELKVQPSSIFFPIGSNDIQRYFLSPLNESEKGEQDGLYSKILNESYTFHLWNSITSALVPEAESLVARILNRYCTRCSDLL